From Spirosoma aerolatum, one genomic window encodes:
- a CDS encoding Rad52/Rad22 family DNA repair protein, giving the protein MDLSVLNAPLTVQEIEWRVQSQTKDGQKIVVVPYITNRCVMQRFDEQFGWAGWQNEIKEIDGGFLCTITVVLPGGEIVRKTDGASRTVVEPVKGGISDAMKRCAVQFGLGRSLYDFPKVLIQTTDKYIPEWAGPLLDKMVDKINSGGTVRDVVVLKPEHAKPAVKPV; this is encoded by the coding sequence ATGGATTTAAGCGTATTAAATGCCCCACTGACGGTGCAGGAAATTGAATGGCGTGTGCAGAGCCAGACGAAAGACGGTCAGAAAATCGTTGTCGTGCCATATATTACCAACCGTTGTGTCATGCAGCGGTTCGACGAGCAATTTGGCTGGGCGGGTTGGCAGAACGAAATCAAGGAAATCGACGGTGGTTTCCTGTGTACTATCACGGTTGTTTTGCCCGGCGGTGAAATCGTCCGAAAAACTGACGGAGCTAGCCGCACAGTAGTTGAACCTGTTAAAGGAGGTATCAGCGATGCTATGAAACGCTGCGCTGTTCAGTTCGGACTAGGCCGATCACTGTATGATTTTCCAAAGGTACTTATTCAAACGACCGACAAGTACATTCCTGAGTGGGCAGGGCCTTTACTGGATAAAATGGTCGATAAGATAAACTCGGGTGGCACAGTGCGCGATGTGGTAGTACTGAAGCCTGAGCATGCTAAACCGGCAGTTAAACCGGTTTAA
- a CDS encoding DUF6932 family protein, whose translation MMEEELLKFDRNGYLQPYDVVSVSWLMFAQTFGQGVHRGQLLTDYELFLSTLRNVLQVNHRQWVDGSFISEQEQPGDIDVIIFVPYTEFGGVLDRLKRLKEEWIGRIDCYFVEAFPADHKKYEISRADELDWYHFLRTDRKKRPKGIIELQFDYGDQ comes from the coding sequence ATGATGGAAGAGGAGTTATTGAAATTTGATCGAAATGGCTATCTACAACCTTATGATGTTGTTTCGGTGAGTTGGCTAATGTTTGCACAAACGTTTGGGCAAGGTGTTCACCGAGGTCAATTATTGACTGACTACGAACTTTTTCTGAGTACGTTACGCAATGTTTTACAAGTTAATCATCGGCAATGGGTTGATGGTAGTTTTATTAGTGAACAAGAGCAGCCAGGCGATATCGATGTAATTATTTTTGTGCCTTATACTGAGTTTGGTGGGGTCTTAGATCGACTAAAGCGGCTAAAAGAAGAATGGATAGGTAGGATAGATTGTTATTTTGTAGAAGCATTTCCGGCTGACCACAAGAAGTATGAAATTAGTCGGGCAGATGAGTTAGATTGGTATCACTTTCTGCGGACTGATCGAAAAAAACGGCCCAAGGGAATTATAGAATTGCAATTTGACTATGGAGATCAATGA